The sequence GCTGGAAGGGCAGTTCCTCAACATGCGCCTGAACTCCTCATGGATGGGCGTCGCCACGGACCGCATCCGCCTCACCGGCGGCGCATCGAAGAACGACGGCATCGCCCAGATCGTCGCCGATGTTTTCCAGGCACCGGTCGAGCGTTTCGAGGTGGCGAATTCCGCCGCGCTCGGTGCCTCCCTGATCGCCGCCACGGCGGGCGGACATGGTCTCGTGGAACTCCAGCACACATTCTGCAAACCATCGCCCGGATCGCTCATCGAGCCGGACACATCTCTCGCAGGGAAATACTCGACCGCGCTCGCGGAATTCGGGAAGCTTCTCCAGCAAACCACCCAAGCCTGAAATAAGAAATGCAATTCAAGGACAAGATCGTCGTCGTCACCGGAGCCGGAAGGGGCATAGGCCAGGAAATCGCCCGCTCCTTCGCAGCCGGGGGCGCCAAGGTCGCACTCATCAGCCGCAGCGAATCGAGCTGCGGCGGCGCGGCGGAGGAAATCAACAAAGCCCACCCCGGATCCTGCACCGCCTACGCGGTCGATGTTTCCTGCCATGATGCCGTGCAGGAAACCGCCAGGAAAATCGGCGAGGAGCTCGGTGCGGTGAACATCCTGGTCAACAACGCGGGCGTCACCCGCGACGGCCTACTGATGCGCATGAAGGAGGAGGACTGGGACACAGTGCTGGACACCAACCTCAAGGGTGCCTTCAACACCGTCAAAGCCTTCATGCGCCCGCTGATGAAAGGGGAGAACTCTCGCATCATCAACATCGCCTCCGTCATCGGCCTCATCGGCAACGCGGGCCAGGCGAACTACTCCGCCAGCAAGGCGGGGCTGATCGGTTTCACCAAGGCAGTCGCCCGCGAGCTGGCCGGCCGCGCCGTCACCTGCAACGCGATCGCCCCCGGCTTCATCACCACCGACATGACCGATGAGCTGCCGGAAAGCGTCAAGGAAGCCGTGATCGGGAAAATCCCGCTCGCCACCTTCGGCACCACCGATGACATCGCCAAAACCGTCACTTTCCTTGCCAGCCCGGACGCCCGCTATATCACCGGCCAGGTGATCGCCGTCGATGGCGGGATGACGATGTAGCCTGCGCGGGGTTGGAAGCCATTCGTGAGATGCTCCGCGTTTGCAGAAACAGATCCTCCCAAATAACCTCTAACAAATAACGAATAGCCAAATGCAACTGATCCTTCTCCGCCACGGCCAGGCCGAGGATTATGCGTCAGATGGCGGCGGCGATTTCTCACGAGTGCTGGTGGATAAGGGCATAGCCCAGGCTCGCAACGCGGCCCGCGTCCTTGCGGCGGCGGATTCCCTGCCGGACATCGTCCTGAGCAGCCCGGTGCTCCGCGCCAAGCAAACCGCCGAGGAATTCACGCAGGCGGCGGGAATTCCGGGGCCGGTGATGCAGAGCTGGCTGTCCTGCGGGATGTCCCCTGGTGCCGCGCTCACGGAGCTGGCCGGCTACACGGACTTCGGGCGCGTCATGATCGTCGGCCACGAGCCGGATTTCTCCCAGTTCGTCCAGCAGGCCCTGGGCTCCGCCGCAGGCACCGTGGAGATCCGCAAGGGTTCCATCACCTGCCTGGGGATCAATCCGCCCTCGCCGCGCGCCACCCTGCATTTTCTCTTCCCTTTCCGGATCGGGAAGCACATGGAGTGAACTTCCCCTTCATTGGGGTTTCGAATTTCGGATATCAGGTTTAAAGTCCCCGCACATGTCATCCACCTTCGGCGAAGTTTTCC comes from Akkermansiaceae bacterium and encodes:
- the fabG gene encoding 3-oxoacyl-[acyl-carrier-protein] reductase — its product is MQFKDKIVVVTGAGRGIGQEIARSFAAGGAKVALISRSESSCGGAAEEINKAHPGSCTAYAVDVSCHDAVQETARKIGEELGAVNILVNNAGVTRDGLLMRMKEEDWDTVLDTNLKGAFNTVKAFMRPLMKGENSRIINIASVIGLIGNAGQANYSASKAGLIGFTKAVARELAGRAVTCNAIAPGFITTDMTDELPESVKEAVIGKIPLATFGTTDDIAKTVTFLASPDARYITGQVIAVDGGMTM
- a CDS encoding histidine phosphatase family protein; the encoded protein is MQLILLRHGQAEDYASDGGGDFSRVLVDKGIAQARNAARVLAAADSLPDIVLSSPVLRAKQTAEEFTQAAGIPGPVMQSWLSCGMSPGAALTELAGYTDFGRVMIVGHEPDFSQFVQQALGSAAGTVEIRKGSITCLGINPPSPRATLHFLFPFRIGKHME